Within the Pseudanabaena sp. BC1403 genome, the region ATTTAGCTGTGGCGCTCATTAGGGACATGTTGCACCTGATTTGAACTGTATAAAAATATTGTAGCAAGAAGCATAATGCGATCACATGTCCAAAAGTTGAATGCGATCGCCTCCAGTGTATTTAAGTGCGATCGCTTAATAATTATTTGTCTTTGCAGCAGAACGCATCCTGAAAGAGAGCGCCAACAACCTCTCTTAGCTCAACAACGAAACAAACAATTTTTGATTGCTTAATCTTGTCTGGGAACAGAGACGAGTTTCACTTTACAAACGTGCCAAGTGAAAAAGCAATACAAAAACCCACCCTGTAACAAATATAAACGGCAAGGCTCTCCAAGGTCGGAGGAACCACAGTACACCTGACTTTGCTGAGCGAAATCCAACTATGTCGGGACCATCGTAGTCACTTGGTCTGTAGCTATCCCACCAAGCTATTAAATTCTTTAAAGCTTGGCTGTAGAACGGAAAAGACGAATAAGCAGATAATGCTACAACAATACCAAGGAATGTAAAAGAAAATACTAATCCACTCGCATCTTTTTTATCCCATGAAAAGCTTAGTCCAGCGAAAAGCAATCCTTGAATAGAGACTAACCAGTTTATGCGATCATTAAGCAGCTTATTTTCCTGCTCTATCATACTGCGAATTGTCTTAGCCGTCTCGCTAACCTTTTGATGATCTTCCATAATATTGCCGACCTAATCGATATATTACCTGTTTGAATAAATGCTTCTAATTTTAACGACAAACAGATAGCCTAGAATTACTACCTCTACCAGAATTTAGCAGTTAGACAACTAATTAGACTGAAAACTTTTACATAATCACCCTGATTACGATGACTATACAGAAACTTTCTGGGTAACACAACTATCTTTGCATGTTATACAGAATTTTTCTGGCTAACATCGCATATAAGTGAGTTATGCCGAAAAATGCTGGTTAACACTACAGAGCAAAAGCCGAAAAAACTTCTAGCCCGATCGCAAAACATCGCATTAAACTCAAAACGAATCTAAACATTCCTGCATTGCTTGCGCCATAGTTTCGCGATCGCAGTGATAGCGGCGACCATGCCCAGGCAAAACCCACTCAAACTGATAGGTTGCTAACCGTTCCATCGATCGCTCTAATTCATCCCATGAATACCAACAAGCATTCCGAAACGCGATTAAACGCTGAAGTTGCTCAGACCATGCAAAATGATCGCCCGAAAACAGAAACTTCTGCCCATATAGCAAAACCGTATGTCCCTTGGTATGTCCAGCCACAGGAATGATTAGTAGATCATCCGCGATCGCGATCGCATCGGTTCCCGTCAATTGCATCTCCACACTGCAAGTACTAGTCGTAATATCATCTTGATGCAGAATGCGATCGCAGCCAAAATGGTCATGGAACTTCTGATGATCGGCAACATCATCACGATGGGTCAGATACAAATAACGAATCCCTCCCATCGCTTCCAATTGTTTCACCAATGGAGCCGCAAAACGTGGTGAATCGACCAAGATATTGCCTTCAGGATGCTGGATCAAGTAACTAGCCGCACCATAAGAAGACTCCGCATGATAACCGCAATGGAAGACATTTTGGTCAATGAGAATAGGAAAGCTTTGCTGCACCATCTGAATATCGGTGGGCTTCTCAACTGTGGCAATAGAAGCAGTGGGACAAGATAAAACTGCTTGCAAGGCTCTAAGACGTTCGATTTCATTAGTGGGCTGATGATAAACAGCAGACTGCTCGGCTACTTGATGAAATATCTCTGGAGCCATCCATCGACAGGTATCGCAATCAATGCAGGTGCTATCAACATAAAAATCACCACTCACATTATGAGGAAGTCGTCGTTCAATTTTTGCCATAATATTTCTTACCCAAAGAATAAGCGTTATAAAGTGAAT harbors:
- a CDS encoding MBL fold metallo-hydrolase; this translates as MAKIERRLPHNVSGDFYVDSTCIDCDTCRWMAPEIFHQVAEQSAVYHQPTNEIERLRALQAVLSCPTASIATVEKPTDIQMVQQSFPILIDQNVFHCGYHAESSYGAASYLIQHPEGNILVDSPRFAAPLVKQLEAMGGIRYLYLTHRDDVADHQKFHDHFGCDRILHQDDITTSTCSVEMQLTGTDAIAIADDLLIIPVAGHTKGHTVLLYGQKFLFSGDHFAWSEQLQRLIAFRNACWYSWDELERSMERLATYQFEWVLPGHGRRYHCDRETMAQAMQECLDSF